The Halobacterium sp. CBA1132 genome has a segment encoding these proteins:
- a CDS encoding BolA family protein, with protein MDLTFADIEAIIEDEIPDAEATISRMRGETDDDHLAATVVSPAFEGERLVQQHQLVYDALDEHMTEEIHALELSTYTPEEYEAQN; from the coding sequence ATGGACCTGACGTTCGCGGACATCGAAGCCATCATCGAGGACGAGATTCCGGACGCCGAGGCGACGATCTCGCGGATGCGCGGCGAAACCGACGACGACCACCTCGCCGCGACGGTCGTCTCCCCCGCCTTCGAGGGCGAGCGCCTCGTCCAGCAACACCAACTCGTCTACGACGCGCTGGACGAACACATGACCGAGGAGATTCACGCGCTGGAGCTGTCGACGTACACGCCCGAGGAGTACGAAGCGCAGAACTGA
- a CDS encoding carbohydrate ABC transporter permease, with product MRKALRTLGGVDTDSTATTGDDLRTDGGTATASEAGDADDSGGFSLPASRDFLGSLPFWLPPFLLMGFFVYGAIGWNFALSLVNVQSFNEPNYGHLDLEQYARAFGDPTFIQATQNTFVLLVAFTAACLVVGLLVAILVDRKVRYENTFRTVYLLPFSLSFVVTAQFWLWMYNIENGVVNLVTGALGLGTYDWLSNPQLALGAVVFALIWQFSGYAMVVYLAGLRAIPDEHYEAARVDGASTLKMYWRVIVPQLKGATISAAVVLVVFALKAFDFLYSLTGGYYPPKGTDILATLMVRQAFSAGQRSYAAAIAIMLFLLALAVIAPYLTYQYRRGEL from the coding sequence ATGCGCAAAGCACTACGGACACTCGGCGGTGTAGACACGGACAGCACCGCCACCACCGGCGACGACCTCCGCACGGACGGCGGCACCGCCACGGCCTCCGAGGCCGGCGACGCCGACGATAGCGGCGGCTTCTCGCTGCCGGCGAGCCGCGACTTCCTCGGCTCGCTGCCGTTCTGGCTGCCGCCGTTCCTCCTGATGGGCTTTTTCGTCTACGGCGCCATCGGCTGGAACTTCGCGCTCTCGCTGGTGAACGTCCAGAGCTTCAACGAACCGAACTACGGTCATCTCGACCTCGAACAGTACGCCCGGGCGTTCGGCGACCCGACGTTCATTCAGGCGACCCAGAACACGTTCGTGTTGCTGGTCGCGTTCACCGCCGCCTGTCTGGTCGTCGGCCTGCTGGTCGCGATTCTCGTCGACCGGAAGGTCCGCTACGAGAACACGTTCCGGACGGTCTACCTGCTGCCGTTCAGCCTCTCGTTCGTCGTCACGGCCCAGTTCTGGCTGTGGATGTACAACATCGAAAACGGAGTGGTGAACCTCGTGACCGGCGCGCTCGGACTCGGTACCTACGACTGGCTGTCGAACCCCCAGCTCGCGCTCGGCGCGGTCGTGTTCGCGCTCATCTGGCAGTTCTCCGGCTACGCGATGGTCGTCTACCTCGCGGGGCTGCGAGCCATCCCCGACGAGCACTACGAGGCCGCGCGCGTCGACGGCGCGAGCACGCTGAAGATGTACTGGCGGGTCATCGTCCCGCAGTTGAAGGGCGCGACAATCAGCGCGGCCGTCGTGCTGGTGGTGTTCGCGCTGAAAGCCTTCGACTTCCTCTACTCGCTGACGGGCGGGTACTACCCGCCGAAAGGGACGGACATCCTCGCGACCCTGATGGTCCGACAGGCGTTCTCCGCGGGCCAGCGTTCGTACGCCGCCGCCATCGCCATCATGTTGTTCCTGCTCGCACTCGCCGTCATCGCACCGTACCTGACCTACCAGTACCGGCGGGGTGAACTATGA
- a CDS encoding carbohydrate ABC transporter permease: MSRDPRRIGLYAVLVALVVFYLAPLEIGLVTSLKSDALASAPFLPPTPSGFTLSEWTTAFNALKDGLVNSMLLAVPATVLSALLGSMAAYGLTTLNWRGQVGIFALFLAGIFIPYQAVLIPLSKFWSVYMPLDEILWPLWELPLLAAYHGDLLALIISHAAYGVPICTLLFRTYYRDVSTEMVEAARLDGATAYTIYRRIILPLSVPMFAVTLIYQFTQVWNDLLFALVIMGPGEGAPVTVGLTNLGSSLTDVGFAVKMAGAFIAALPTIIVYVIFGDQFAKGVAT; the protein is encoded by the coding sequence ATGAGCCGCGACCCCCGACGAATCGGCCTCTACGCCGTCCTCGTCGCGCTCGTGGTGTTCTACCTCGCGCCGCTGGAAATCGGGCTCGTGACGTCGCTGAAATCCGACGCGCTGGCCTCGGCGCCGTTCCTGCCGCCGACACCGAGCGGATTCACACTGTCCGAGTGGACGACGGCGTTCAACGCGCTCAAGGACGGCCTCGTCAACAGCATGCTGCTGGCCGTCCCGGCGACTGTGCTGTCGGCGCTGCTCGGGAGCATGGCCGCGTACGGCCTGACAACCCTGAACTGGCGGGGACAGGTCGGCATCTTCGCGCTGTTCCTCGCGGGCATCTTCATCCCGTACCAGGCAGTGCTCATCCCGCTCTCGAAGTTCTGGTCGGTGTACATGCCGCTGGACGAAATCCTGTGGCCGCTCTGGGAGCTCCCGCTGCTCGCGGCGTACCACGGCGACCTGCTCGCGCTCATCATCTCCCACGCCGCCTACGGCGTCCCCATCTGTACGCTGCTGTTCCGGACGTACTACCGGGACGTCTCCACGGAGATGGTCGAGGCCGCGCGCCTCGACGGCGCCACCGCGTACACCATCTACCGGCGCATCATCCTGCCGCTGTCGGTGCCGATGTTCGCGGTCACGCTCATCTACCAGTTCACGCAGGTCTGGAACGACCTGCTGTTCGCGCTCGTCATCATGGGCCCCGGCGAAGGGGCACCCGTCACCGTCGGCCTGACGAACCTCGGGTCGAGCCTGACCGACGTCGGGTTCGCGGTGAAGATGGCGGGGGCGTTCATCGCGGCGCTGCCGACCATAATCGTTTACGTCATCTTCGGCGACCAGTTCGCCAAGGGTGTCGCAACATGA
- a CDS encoding Lrp/AsnC family transcriptional regulator, with amino-acid sequence MDERDLRLLKAISDLGTGSPEELHEETDIPVSTIHYRLNNLREEGVVENDLYDLDLDELGLGVTVVLEVLTSYEGSYEEVGEKISGVEGVTQTFFTMGETDFMVLARLPHSDDVERLISDFEAIPEVDRTNSTFVIARQKDTQRPLQSYELETLLEELADE; translated from the coding sequence ATGGACGAACGCGACCTCCGCCTCCTGAAAGCAATCTCGGACCTCGGCACCGGCAGCCCCGAGGAACTCCACGAGGAGACCGACATCCCCGTGTCCACGATTCACTACCGCCTCAACAACCTCCGCGAGGAGGGCGTCGTCGAGAACGACCTCTACGACCTCGACCTCGACGAACTCGGCCTCGGCGTCACCGTCGTCCTCGAAGTCCTCACGTCCTACGAGGGGAGCTACGAGGAGGTCGGCGAGAAAATCAGCGGTGTCGAAGGCGTCACGCAGACGTTCTTCACGATGGGCGAGACCGACTTCATGGTGCTCGCACGCCTCCCACACTCCGACGATGTCGAACGCCTCATCTCCGACTTCGAAGCCATCCCGGAAGTCGACCGCACGAACTCCACGTTCGTCATCGCCCGGCAGAAAGACACCCAGCGCCCGCTCCAGAGCTACGAACTGGAGACGCTGCTCGAAGAACTGGCCGACGAGTAG
- a CDS encoding ABC transporter substrate-binding protein — protein MSSDTNLTRRRYLQGAGAAGAALTMAGCLGGGGGSGSEEVELLHGWSGGDGQAAFDALLSGFEEANPDVDVNANAIGGSGNTTLNARINTRLGNSNPPSSWAEWPGQNLVQFTDSDLLGDIEEDVWSQNNMKEAYLEGPREAAQVGGSYVCVPTNIHRINNLFYNANVLEDAGIDPASLETPVDLVEAAATVEEETDAIGFAHAMSNPWTTLELWACVFLGEHGHDAYEAFTNGEGDIDKVQSSLETVAELSEYFNSDAGTIGFQEANQYIIDGEAAFFDNGDWAAQMYISQEDFEFESDWGHVAFPGTEGLYSLNMDSWVFPSGAPNPEGTKQWLTYCGTKDAQIRFNTNKGSIPPRADVSTEEFGPFQTSQMEEFSNSDAQPYSIAHGLATSPEVLNSLKQATVSNFSSPSQSAAEKTAQAYIDAF, from the coding sequence ATGAGTTCCGATACCAACCTTACACGACGACGGTACCTGCAAGGCGCTGGCGCAGCCGGCGCCGCGCTCACGATGGCTGGCTGTCTCGGCGGTGGCGGAGGCAGCGGCAGCGAAGAAGTCGAACTACTCCACGGCTGGAGCGGCGGCGACGGGCAGGCCGCCTTCGACGCGCTCCTCTCGGGCTTCGAGGAGGCGAATCCGGACGTCGACGTCAACGCCAACGCCATCGGCGGCAGCGGCAACACGACGCTCAACGCCCGCATCAACACCCGCCTCGGCAACTCCAACCCGCCGAGCTCGTGGGCCGAGTGGCCGGGTCAGAACCTCGTGCAGTTCACTGACTCGGACCTGCTCGGCGACATCGAGGAGGACGTCTGGTCGCAGAACAACATGAAGGAGGCCTACCTCGAAGGCCCCCGAGAGGCGGCTCAGGTCGGCGGCTCGTACGTCTGCGTGCCGACGAACATCCACCGCATCAACAACCTGTTCTACAACGCCAACGTCCTCGAGGACGCCGGCATCGACCCGGCGTCCCTCGAGACGCCCGTGGACCTCGTGGAGGCGGCCGCGACGGTCGAAGAGGAGACTGACGCCATCGGGTTCGCGCACGCGATGTCGAACCCGTGGACGACCCTCGAACTGTGGGCGTGCGTCTTCCTCGGCGAGCACGGCCACGACGCCTACGAGGCGTTCACCAACGGCGAAGGCGACATCGACAAGGTCCAGTCCTCGCTCGAAACGGTCGCCGAACTCAGCGAGTACTTCAACTCCGACGCCGGCACCATCGGCTTCCAGGAGGCCAACCAGTACATCATCGACGGCGAAGCCGCCTTCTTCGACAACGGCGACTGGGCCGCCCAGATGTACATCTCCCAAGAGGACTTCGAGTTCGAGAGCGACTGGGGTCACGTCGCGTTCCCCGGTACCGAAGGCCTCTACTCGCTCAACATGGACAGCTGGGTGTTCCCCAGCGGCGCCCCGAACCCCGAAGGCACCAAGCAGTGGCTGACCTACTGCGGGACGAAGGACGCACAGATTCGCTTCAACACGAACAAGGGCTCCATCCCGCCGCGCGCCGACGTCTCCACCGAGGAGTTCGGCCCGTTCCAGACGAGTCAGATGGAGGAGTTCAGCAACTCCGACGCGCAGCCGTACTCCATCGCCCACGGTCTCGCGACGTCGCCGGAGGTCCTCAACAGCCTCAAGCAGGCGACGGTGAGCAACTTCAGTTCCCCGTCCCAGAGCGCCGCCGAGAAGACCGCTCAGGCGTACATCGACGCGTTCTAA
- a CDS encoding PH domain-containing protein, which translates to MERLDSRVRFIWLFRVFVGSLVTGVVAGVVAAVVDRVAVSPVLVGGGLFAALFGLGAVHTVLRYRAWHFEVREDTLYIERGVLVNVRTVVPYVRVQHVDARRGPIERAVGLSSVVVYTAGSRGADVSIPGLVAARADDVQETLRRLAIESEPETGDAGDAV; encoded by the coding sequence ATGGAACGACTCGACTCCCGCGTGCGCTTCATCTGGCTCTTTCGCGTGTTCGTCGGTTCTCTCGTCACCGGCGTAGTCGCCGGCGTCGTCGCGGCCGTCGTCGACCGCGTCGCCGTCTCGCCCGTGCTCGTCGGCGGTGGCCTGTTCGCCGCGCTCTTCGGGCTCGGCGCCGTCCACACCGTCCTCCGGTACCGAGCGTGGCACTTCGAGGTGCGCGAGGACACGCTCTACATCGAGCGCGGCGTGCTCGTGAACGTCCGCACTGTCGTCCCGTACGTGCGCGTCCAGCACGTCGACGCGCGCCGCGGCCCAATCGAGCGCGCGGTCGGCCTGAGCAGCGTGGTCGTCTACACTGCCGGGTCGCGCGGCGCCGACGTCTCGATTCCGGGGCTGGTCGCCGCGCGCGCCGACGACGTCCAAGAGACGCTGCGTCGCCTCGCAATCGAGAGCGAGCCCGAGACCGGCGACGCCGGGGATGCGGTGTGA
- a CDS encoding class II fumarate hydratase — protein MGDDYRTERDSLGEIQVPADAYWGAQTQRAVENFPISDATFGRRFVRALGVVKKAAAQANNDLGLLDDEKADAIVEAADEVIAGEHDDQFPVDVFQTGSGTSSNMNANEVIANRAAEILGEEVGARVVHPNDHVNYGQSSNDVIPTAMHVAALEAVEKDVEPALETLRDALDEKAEEFDGVVKTGRTHLQDATPVRLGQEFGGYRTQVEKGIERVRDVKAHLSELALGGTAVGTGLNTHPDFPEKAAAYISEETGVSFREADDHFEAQAAHDAMNEAHGALRTVAGSLNKIANDLRLLASGPRNGLGEIEQPENQPGSSIMPGKINPVVAEAVNQVHKQVVGNDAAVNAGAVEGQLDLNLYKPVLAHNFLESADIISNASVAFAEKFVAKLEANEAYCEEQVERSMALATALNPAIGYDKASEVAKAALKEGKSVKEVVVEKGYLTEAEAEDALDPEKMTHRGILSGDD, from the coding sequence ATGGGTGACGACTACCGAACCGAACGCGACAGTCTCGGCGAAATCCAGGTGCCGGCGGACGCCTACTGGGGCGCACAGACCCAGCGCGCCGTCGAGAACTTCCCCATCTCGGACGCGACGTTCGGGCGGCGCTTCGTGCGCGCGCTCGGCGTCGTCAAGAAAGCCGCCGCGCAGGCGAACAACGACCTCGGCCTGCTCGACGACGAGAAGGCCGACGCCATCGTCGAGGCCGCCGACGAAGTCATCGCGGGCGAACACGACGACCAGTTCCCCGTCGACGTCTTCCAGACCGGGAGCGGGACGTCCTCGAACATGAACGCCAACGAGGTCATCGCGAACCGCGCCGCCGAGATTCTCGGCGAGGAAGTGGGCGCGCGCGTCGTCCACCCCAACGACCACGTCAACTACGGCCAGTCCAGCAACGACGTCATCCCGACGGCGATGCACGTCGCCGCCCTCGAAGCCGTCGAGAAGGACGTCGAACCCGCGCTGGAGACGCTGCGTGACGCCCTCGACGAGAAGGCCGAGGAGTTCGACGGTGTGGTGAAGACCGGCCGCACGCACCTGCAGGACGCCACGCCCGTGCGCCTCGGGCAGGAGTTCGGCGGCTACCGCACGCAGGTCGAGAAGGGCATCGAGCGCGTGCGCGACGTGAAGGCCCACCTCTCGGAGCTCGCGCTCGGCGGCACCGCCGTCGGCACCGGTCTCAACACCCACCCCGACTTCCCGGAGAAGGCCGCCGCGTACATCTCCGAGGAGACCGGCGTCTCCTTCCGCGAGGCCGACGACCACTTCGAGGCGCAGGCCGCCCACGACGCGATGAACGAGGCCCACGGCGCGCTCCGCACGGTCGCTGGCTCGCTGAACAAGATTGCCAACGACCTCCGCCTGCTCGCGTCCGGCCCGCGCAACGGCCTCGGTGAAATCGAGCAGCCCGAGAACCAGCCCGGCTCCTCCATCATGCCCGGGAAGATCAACCCCGTCGTCGCGGAAGCCGTCAATCAGGTCCACAAGCAGGTCGTCGGCAACGACGCCGCCGTGAACGCGGGCGCCGTCGAGGGGCAACTCGACCTCAACCTCTACAAGCCCGTGCTCGCGCACAACTTCCTCGAATCAGCGGACATCATCTCGAACGCGAGCGTCGCGTTCGCGGAGAAGTTCGTCGCGAAACTCGAAGCCAACGAGGCGTACTGCGAGGAGCAAGTCGAGCGCTCGATGGCGCTGGCGACCGCGCTCAACCCCGCTATCGGCTACGACAAGGCCAGCGAGGTCGCGAAGGCCGCGCTCAAGGAAGGCAAGTCCGTCAAGGAAGTAGTCGTCGAGAAGGGCTACCTCACCGAGGCCGAGGCCGAGGACGCCCTCGACCCCGAGAAGATGACCCACCGCGGCATCCTCTCGGGCGACGACTGA
- a CDS encoding ABC transporter ATP-binding protein: MAELVLDGVTKYFDDDGDRIVAVDDASIDIEDGEFLVLVGPSGCGKSTTLRMIAGLESVSEGEIRLDGTVINDRAPADRNIAMVFQSYALYPHMTVRQNMSFGLEESTSMGDTEIGERVEDAADTMDIPELLDRKPNELSGGQQQRVALGRAIVRDPEVFLMDEPLSNLDAKLRSSMRTELQRIQEELGVTTVYVTHDQTEAMTMGDRIAILNDGRLQQVATPLEAYHEPANEFVAGFIGDPSMNFFDAHVEDSTLVTDQFEYSLSEATLADLDGETDVTLGIRPEDIEIVPEATGDNDFAATVDVVEPLGNENNVYLQFDADDTDTTFTAVVEATTPLSAGESVTARLPESTVHVFDDDSGEALHNRDAEADGVLLDQ; this comes from the coding sequence ATGGCTGAACTCGTACTCGACGGCGTAACGAAGTACTTCGACGACGACGGCGACCGCATCGTCGCCGTCGACGACGCGAGCATCGACATCGAAGACGGGGAGTTCCTCGTCCTCGTCGGCCCTTCGGGCTGTGGGAAGTCCACCACGCTGCGCATGATTGCCGGCTTGGAGTCGGTCAGCGAGGGCGAAATCCGCCTCGACGGCACGGTCATCAACGACCGCGCGCCCGCCGACCGGAACATCGCGATGGTGTTCCAGTCGTACGCGCTGTACCCCCACATGACCGTCCGGCAGAACATGAGCTTCGGGCTCGAAGAGTCCACGAGCATGGGCGACACCGAAATCGGCGAGCGCGTCGAGGACGCCGCCGACACGATGGACATCCCGGAGCTGTTGGACCGCAAACCCAACGAGCTCTCGGGCGGCCAACAGCAGCGCGTGGCGCTCGGCCGCGCCATCGTCCGCGACCCCGAAGTGTTCCTGATGGACGAACCGCTCTCGAATCTGGACGCGAAGCTCCGGTCGTCGATGCGCACGGAACTCCAGCGCATCCAGGAGGAACTCGGCGTGACGACGGTCTACGTCACCCACGACCAGACCGAAGCGATGACCATGGGCGACCGAATCGCCATCCTCAACGACGGCCGCCTCCAGCAGGTCGCGACGCCGCTGGAAGCCTACCACGAGCCCGCAAACGAGTTCGTCGCGGGCTTCATCGGCGACCCGTCGATGAACTTCTTCGACGCCCACGTCGAGGACAGCACGCTCGTCACCGACCAGTTCGAGTACTCGCTCTCCGAGGCGACGCTCGCGGACCTCGACGGCGAGACCGACGTCACGCTCGGCATCCGCCCCGAGGACATCGAAATCGTCCCCGAAGCTACCGGCGACAACGACTTCGCGGCGACCGTCGACGTCGTCGAACCGCTGGGCAACGAGAACAACGTCTACCTCCAGTTCGACGCCGACGACACCGACACGACGTTCACGGCGGTCGTGGAAGCGACCACGCCGCTGTCCGCCGGCGAGTCGGTCACCGCGCGCCTCCCCGAGTCGACGGTGCACGTCTTCGACGACGACTCCGGCGAAGCGCTGCACAACCGCGACGCCGAAGCCGACGGCGTCCTCCTCGACCAGTAG
- a CDS encoding PH domain-containing protein has translation MKLHPLSIPVRVVSRAVGVVWAFVFAGFALAGGDPVLLSGVVVLALVVLAALGGYEVAYYRRFEYELTEDTLDIDSGVFSRREREIPLRRVQNVDVTRSFVARLLGLAEVDVETAGGGGTEANLRFVGREEADRLQEAIREKRAALQREGAESEEADAEDAAAVDGETLFELSDRDLLLYGALSFDPRLASGVVALATFLAPTFGDRISLSGLGIAAIVGFAVVAALALWAASTVARVVQFYGFRLRRVGDDLRYERGLLSRRDGTIPLSKLQTVAVEENVLMRRYGFASLAVETAGYAPGSQPSGGSEAAIPIAPREDVLSLARTLEPFHDFEVQRPPERARKRYVRRYLLAGLAVVAGGFLVDQFFTSVPWYAASVLLVLAWPAARLTHRHRGYERGPDHVVTQSGFWNRSTRVVPYRRIQTVIRRQTVFQQRWRLATVVFDTAGSRSISAGDAAALDRDEDEADSIAVDVRDRVLDVIYQRGE, from the coding sequence GTGAAACTCCACCCGCTGTCGATTCCCGTCCGCGTCGTCTCGCGCGCCGTCGGCGTCGTGTGGGCGTTCGTCTTCGCGGGGTTCGCGCTCGCGGGCGGCGACCCGGTGTTGCTCAGCGGCGTCGTCGTGCTCGCCCTCGTCGTGCTCGCCGCGCTCGGTGGGTACGAGGTGGCGTACTACCGCCGCTTCGAGTACGAACTCACCGAGGACACGCTCGACATCGATTCGGGCGTGTTCTCGCGGCGCGAGCGCGAAATTCCGCTGCGCCGCGTGCAGAACGTCGACGTCACGCGGTCGTTCGTCGCGCGCCTGCTCGGCCTCGCCGAAGTCGACGTCGAGACCGCGGGCGGCGGCGGCACGGAGGCGAACCTGCGGTTCGTCGGCCGCGAGGAGGCCGACCGCCTGCAGGAGGCCATCCGGGAGAAGCGCGCCGCGCTCCAGCGCGAGGGCGCCGAGTCCGAGGAGGCGGACGCCGAAGACGCCGCGGCGGTCGACGGCGAGACACTGTTCGAGTTGTCGGACCGCGACCTCCTGCTGTACGGCGCGCTCTCGTTCGACCCGCGGCTAGCGTCGGGTGTGGTCGCGCTCGCGACGTTCCTCGCGCCCACGTTCGGCGACCGCATCTCGCTGTCCGGGCTCGGCATCGCCGCCATCGTCGGGTTCGCCGTCGTCGCTGCGCTCGCGCTGTGGGCGGCGTCGACGGTCGCGCGCGTCGTCCAGTTCTACGGCTTCCGGCTGCGCCGCGTCGGCGACGACCTGCGATACGAGCGCGGCCTGCTGTCGCGTCGCGACGGCACCATCCCGCTGTCGAAACTCCAGACGGTCGCCGTCGAGGAGAACGTCCTGATGCGGCGGTACGGCTTCGCGTCGCTGGCCGTCGAGACTGCGGGCTACGCGCCCGGCAGCCAGCCCAGCGGCGGCTCGGAGGCCGCTATCCCCATCGCGCCCCGCGAGGACGTGCTCTCGCTCGCGCGCACGCTCGAACCGTTCCACGACTTCGAGGTCCAGCGCCCGCCCGAGCGCGCTCGGAAGCGCTACGTCCGCCGGTACCTGCTCGCGGGCCTCGCAGTGGTCGCGGGCGGATTCCTCGTCGACCAGTTCTTCACCAGCGTGCCGTGGTACGCCGCCAGCGTGTTGCTCGTGCTGGCGTGGCCCGCTGCGCGGCTCACGCACCGCCACCGCGGCTACGAGCGCGGCCCCGACCACGTTGTCACGCAGTCCGGGTTCTGGAACCGGAGCACGCGCGTCGTCCCCTACCGCCGCATCCAGACGGTCATCCGACGGCAGACCGTCTTCCAGCAGCGCTGGCGGCTCGCGACCGTCGTCTTCGACACTGCGGGGTCGCGCTCGATATCCGCGGGCGACGCGGCGGCGCTGGACCGCGACGAGGACGAAGCCGACAGCATCGCGGTCGACGTCCGGGACCGCGTCCTCGACGTCATCTACCAGCGCGGAGAGTAG
- the gatE gene encoding Glu-tRNA(Gln) amidotransferase subunit GatE, protein MTEFDYDELGLVAGLEIHQQLDTATKLFCECPTELREPEEAERTFTRYLHPTRSELGEIDEAALEESKVEREFEYLAYDTTCLVEEDDEPPHRLDEEAMDAALEITQLLDMDPVDRAHVMRKVVIDGSNTSGFQRSTLVAHDGEIETSEGSVGIEDLMLEEESAQRVEEREGGVQFSLDRLGIPLVEIGTKPDISTPEQALEAAERIGMLLRSTGKVKRGLGTIRQDVNVSIADGARVEMKGVQSLDDIDDLVREEVRRQVELVDIAEELQERDASVGDTQDVTDVFADTGSGVIRGALDADGVVHAVPLYGFDGLVGRELQEDRRLGTEFSDHAKRHGAGGIFHTDELPAYGVTEEEVAALREAVGAGDEDAVAIVADDPEVAVGAIDAVAERAETAIEGVPEETRGANDDGTSEYLRPLPGAARMYPETDVPPVDPDPTQVETPELLTEKVQRYQDDYDLDAGLAEQVAYGRRWPLFEEVVDAGVDATLAAQTLESTVTEIRRNDVPVENLADDHFRGVLDLVAEGELAQEGVPELLAALAEQPDREAAELAEELGLGSAAEDEVREAVVEVVERNSEQVEAEGMGAFSGLMGECMGALRGKADGDLVSEVLREEIQQRA, encoded by the coding sequence ATGACCGAGTTCGACTACGACGAGCTGGGACTCGTCGCCGGGCTGGAAATCCACCAGCAACTGGACACGGCGACGAAGCTGTTCTGCGAGTGCCCGACGGAGCTCCGCGAGCCCGAGGAGGCCGAGCGGACGTTCACGCGCTACCTCCACCCGACGCGCTCCGAGTTGGGCGAAATCGACGAGGCCGCCTTAGAGGAGAGCAAGGTCGAGCGGGAGTTCGAGTACCTCGCGTACGACACGACGTGTCTCGTCGAGGAGGACGACGAGCCGCCCCACCGCCTCGACGAGGAGGCGATGGACGCGGCGCTGGAAATCACGCAACTGCTGGACATGGACCCGGTCGACCGCGCGCACGTGATGCGGAAGGTCGTCATCGACGGGTCGAACACGTCCGGGTTCCAGCGCTCGACGCTGGTGGCCCACGACGGCGAAATCGAGACCAGCGAGGGCAGCGTCGGCATCGAGGACTTGATGCTCGAAGAGGAGTCCGCCCAGCGCGTCGAGGAGCGCGAGGGCGGCGTGCAGTTCTCGCTGGACCGGCTGGGCATCCCGCTCGTCGAGATCGGGACGAAGCCGGACATCTCGACGCCCGAGCAGGCACTCGAGGCGGCCGAGCGCATCGGGATGTTGCTGCGCTCGACGGGGAAAGTGAAACGCGGCCTCGGGACGATTCGGCAGGACGTCAACGTCTCCATCGCGGACGGCGCGCGTGTGGAGATGAAAGGCGTCCAGAGCCTCGACGACATCGACGACCTCGTGCGCGAGGAGGTCCGGCGGCAGGTCGAACTCGTGGACATCGCCGAGGAACTACAAGAGCGCGACGCGAGCGTCGGCGACACGCAGGACGTGACCGACGTGTTCGCGGACACGGGCTCTGGCGTCATTAGGGGGGCGTTAGACGCCGACGGCGTGGTCCACGCGGTGCCGCTGTACGGCTTTGACGGTCTCGTCGGCCGCGAACTGCAGGAGGACCGCCGGCTCGGCACGGAGTTCAGCGACCACGCGAAGCGCCACGGCGCGGGCGGCATCTTCCACACGGACGAACTGCCCGCGTACGGCGTCACCGAGGAGGAAGTCGCCGCGCTCCGGGAGGCGGTCGGCGCGGGCGACGAGGACGCGGTCGCAATCGTCGCGGACGACCCCGAAGTCGCGGTCGGCGCCATCGACGCCGTCGCGGAGCGGGCGGAGACGGCCATCGAGGGCGTTCCCGAGGAGACGCGGGGCGCGAACGACGACGGCACCTCCGAGTACTTGCGGCCGCTACCGGGCGCGGCGCGGATGTACCCCGAGACGGACGTGCCGCCCGTCGACCCCGACCCGACGCAGGTCGAGACTCCCGAACTCCTGACGGAGAAGGTCCAGCGCTACCAGGACGACTACGACCTCGACGCGGGGCTGGCCGAGCAGGTGGCGTACGGGCGGCGGTGGCCGCTGTTCGAGGAAGTCGTGGACGCGGGCGTGGACGCCACGCTCGCCGCGCAGACGCTGGAATCGACGGTGACGGAAATCCGGCGGAACGACGTGCCCGTCGAGAATCTCGCGGACGACCACTTCCGCGGCGTGCTCGACCTCGTGGCCGAGGGCGAACTCGCGCAGGAGGGAGTCCCGGAACTGCTCGCGGCGCTCGCCGAGCAGCCCGACCGGGAGGCCGCCGAACTCGCGGAGGAACTCGGCCTCGGGTCCGCGGCGGAGGACGAGGTCCGGGAGGCAGTCGTGGAGGTCGTCGAGCGGAACAGCGAGCAGGTCGAAGCGGAGGGAATGGGCGCGTTCTCCGGCCTGATGGGCGAGTGCATGGGCGCACTGCGCGGGAAGGCCGACGGCGACCTCGTCAGCGAGGTGCTGCGCGAGGAGATTCAGCAGCGCGCCTGA